The window ATCGTCGATTCAGTGATTTACGATGAAGAGCTGGGTAAAGCAACCGGTGTAAGGGTGATTGATGCCGAAACACTGGAAACGACTGAATACTATGCAAATGTCATCTTTCTGAACGCATCCTGCATGAATACGACCCTCATCATGATGAACTCCATTTCCGACCGTTTTCCGAATGGACTTGGAAATGATTCCGGTGAGCTGGGGCACAACGTAATGGACCATCACTTCAGGGTAGGTGCAAACGGCGAGTACGACGGGTTTGAAGACAGATATTATTGGGGCCGCCGGCCAACCGGATTTTATATCCCCCGTTACCGAAACCTGGAAAGAAATGACCGTCCTTACCTCCGGGGGTTTGGCTACCAGGGAGGAGCCAGCCGGGAGGGATGGCAGCGGGGCGTACGTGAGCTTGCCATTGGCGAACCCCTGAAGGAGTTTGTTCAGGCCCCCGGAAGGTGGACCATGGGGATGACCGCATTTGGCGAAATGCTCCCCGATCACTCCAACCGTGTGTACCTCGATCGCGATAAAACGGATAAGTGGGGTCAGCCTACACTGGTTTTCGATGTGGAATTCAAGGAAAATGAGTACAAGATGCGTGAGGACATGAAAAATGACGCGGCTGAGATGCTTGAGGCGGCCGGGATGAAAAATGTGCGGACATTTGACGATCCGGGCGGACCCGGCCTTGGCATTCACGAGATGGGTACCGCCAGAATGGGGCGGGATCCGAAAACATCGGTGCTGAACGGATGGAACCAGGTTCACGCCTGTAAAAATGTATATGTGACGGACGGGGCCTGCATGACCTCAGCCGCCTGCCAGAATCCATCACTGACCTACATGGCATTCGCTGCAAGAGCAGCCAACCATGCAGCTGAAGAACTCAAAAAAGGAAACCTGTAAGATCATGGAAAAAATCGACAGAAAAGAAGCGATCAAACGAGCCGCGGCACTGATGGGGGGCGTGGTTTTTGCTCCCAGCATCCTGGGTGTTCTGAAAGGATGTACCGCATCGCCCGGGCCCTGGCAGCCTGAACTGTTCAGTTCGCGACAGGCGGCGTTTACTACAGCCATGGCCAACACCATTCTACCCGGCGCCGCCGAGCAGGGCGTCCCTGCATTTATCGAAAGCATGGTGAAGGATATCTATACCGAAGAGCAGCGTGAGATGTATATTGACGCCATGGACACACTTATCGAGAAATGCGTTGTTGAAACCGGCAGCGACTTTGCGGAGCTTGATGAGCAGGCACAATTTGATTTTGCAACGATTGAAAACACAAATGCAGTTGAAGCCGGATATGCGGAAGGCCCGCAGTTTTTCCTGATTCTGAAGGAACTCACCATGGTAGGATTCTTTACATCGGAATACGGGGCTACGCAGGTGCTCAGGTATCAGGAAATACCGGGTGTTTACCAGGGGTGCATACCGTTTGAGGATGTGGGTAAAACCTGGGCCACAAGCTGAAACTGACTTAACTTATGTCGGGTTGCCACCGGGGCATGGAAGCATGAGTTGTGATCTTGTTCCGCAACCGCGATAATCAATTCATTACCTAACGATATGAGCATCTCTCCTCAGCCGCGTCCCAAACTTGGTTTCTGGGAAATATGGAACATGAGTTTCGGATTTCTGGGTATTCAGTTTGGGTTTGCACTCCAGAATGCAAACGTGAGCCGTATTTTTGAAACGCTTGGTGCCAATGTAGACCTGATTCCGCTTCTATGGCTCGCGGCTCCGGTTACCGGCCTTGTCATTCAGCCGATTGTCGGATATTTCAGCGACCGGACCTGGACCCGTCTTGGTCGCAGGCGACCCTATTTTCTATGGGGAGCCATTTTTGCCTCTGCGGCGCTTATTGTGATGCCCAATTCTCCCGTTCTCTGGGTGGCTGCGGGGATGCTCTGGATCCTGGATGCATCCATCAACATCTCCATGGAACCGTTTCGTGCATTTGTGGGCGATACGCTGCCGTCCGAACAGCGCACCAAGGGTTTTGCCATGCAAAGTTTTTTTATCGGAACCGGTGCCGTGGTCGCATCCGCGCTTCCCTGGATGATGACCAACTGGTTCAATGTGGCCAACACCGCTCCGGAAGGGGTGATACCGCCGTCCGTGAAGTGGTCGTTCTACATTGGAGGTGTGGTCTTTCTGCTGGCGGTTATGTGGACCGTTTTTCGCTCCCACGAATACTCACCGGATGAGCTGGAAGCTTTTGAAGCGTACGATGATTTACAAATAAGCGGAGCTGATGAAGCAAAACGGGATATCCCGATCGAAGCCGGGGAAGGGAAAAAGAAAGTGACGTTTGGAAACATCGCACTCCTTGCGGGATTGTTGCTCTCGTACTGGGTCTGGTCGGGGAGTTACGACAGTGAGCTCTACATCCTCACCGTGGGCACGGCCGTGCTGGGGCTGGTATCTCTGATGGCAGGGTTCCTTCAGAAATCCGGCAATACAAGCCAGGGTTTGGTGGTTGTGGTTCACGATTTTCTGACCATGCCCAAAACCATGGTGCAGCTCGCGGTGGTACAGTTCTTCTCCTGGTTTGCACTTTTTGCAATGTGGATCTATACAACCGCAGCCGTTACATCCCACATCTATGGAACCAGCGACACCACATCCATTCTATACAACGAGGGAGCCGACTGGGTGGGAATTCTATTCGCTGTTTACAACGGTTTCGCGGCCGTCATTGCCTTTGCGCTGGCGCCTATGGCAAAAGCAACCAGCCGCAAGATTGTTCATGCCATTGCGCTGATTGCGGGCGGACTCAGCCTGATATCGATCTACTTCATGCCGAACCCAAATCTTCTCATCATTCCGATGATCGGAATCGGCCTTGCCTGGGCCAGCATCCTTGCTATGCCCTACGCCATCCTGGCCGGGTCACTCCCCGCGAGTAAAATGGGACTCTACATGGGAATTTTTAACTTCTTCATCGTGATCCCGCAAATTATCGCGGCCAGCATGCTGGGTTATATCACGCGCAACTGGTTTGAAGGGGAGGCGATCTACTCCCTGATGCTGGGAGGTGGCGCCATGATCATTGCCGCTGCATCGATGTATTTTGTAGATGATGTGGATAACCCGGATGCGTGATTGGTTTGGTGTTTTCTCTTAATAGTTCTTCCCAGAAACCCCTCGAAAGTGATTCGGGCGTTGATGAATATCCAGCCTCGGGGTTCAGATGGGTGCTTCATCCAACCCCGGGTTGCACCCGGGGCTACTGAGATTCAACGCCTCCGGCGTTGGAGGCAAGAAGGCATATCTGGCGGCGCGGTAAGGAGCTTCCTGCATTTTGGATTCTTATGCGCCGCCCCTGTCAACTCCGCTACCTGTCATCCCGACTAAGTGATCCGTCCCGATTTTTTGCGGGGCGGAGCCCGCATGGAGGGAACCCCCAAGCGTCTCATTTGGATAATCCTTACTGTAAGCCCCTCGACAAAAATCCGGGCGTTGATCAAAATCCGGCCTCGGGGTTCAGATGGGTGCTTCATCCAACCCCGGGTTGCACCCGGGGCTATTGAGATTTAACGCCTTCGGCGTTGGAGGCAAGAAGGCATATCTGGCGGCGCGGGAAAAGAACTTTTATCAATTTAGAATTCTTATGCGCCGCCGCTGTCCACACGAGGACTGTCATCCCGAGTGAGTGAAGCGATCAAATCGAGGGATCTCCCAGCGTCTCAATTGGATAATCCTTCCCATTAACCCCTCGACATGAAACCGGCATTGAGAACAGGCCTCAGGTTTGATTTAAGAAAAAATATTACTTCAGGAAACTTCATACATCGCTCATCGCTCATCGCTCATCGCTCATCGTCCATCGCCAGTCGCCAGTCATCCACTATTTTTCATGACTCTTTTCTTAGTTGCAACAGTTTTGTAAATTGGTTGCAACCAATATAAGGGCCATCGAATGTCTGAAAAGAAAAAAAATATCGTTTGGTTCGGGATGAAGCTCACTCCTGAAGAAAAGCGGAAGATTGAACTTCTTGCCGATAAGAAGGGGATGTCTCAAAAAGAGATGATTCTGAGCCTCGTGGAAGAGGAAGTGCTGGAATACACCGTAACACTCCGTGAAGGTTCGCTGCTCGATCGTGCTCAAAGCCTAACAGGCGTTTTTGAGGGCCCTGATGATCTTTCTGTAAATCCAAAATATCTGGAAGGATTCGGTGAAAAGAATCTTCATTGATACAGGTCCCATGATATCTCTTTTGAATAAAAGAGATTCGCACCATCTCTGGGCCACCCAACGCCTGAATCAAATGGATGAACCCATGACCATTGTCACGGCATCCGTTACGGAAGTTCTTTTTATTCTTAAAAGAATGGGTGTTACGGCTGCGCATTTTTTTAACTGGGTAGATGAAGGCATCCTGGTTGTCGAAAATCCTTATCCGGAAAAGAAAGAGCTCATTCACAGACTTTACGGTAAGTACAGTGATATCCCTGTTTCTTTTGCGGATATTTGTCTGCTCGCCGCGGCTTATTCCAATTCAAATGTATCTGTTTTTACACTCGACAGCGATTTTCTGTTATTCAGGAATTCAAAAGGAAAACCACTGGATCTCATTTCACCTTTTGCCTGATATCCGCCTGAAAAGTTCCTATCATTCAGGCTGAATAAATGCTTCGAAATTCACGAAGCAATAGTTTAACATTACAACTCATAAACTTGTATTAAGCAAAGTGAACCACCCCCGACCCCTCCTTGCCCCATAGGGATCCCTGCGGGGAAAAGGAGGGGAGACTCTCTTCCAAAATTCGTATATAGAGTTCACGTTAAACAGATATTTAATGCGACTGGACCCCAAATATTTCAACCTGTTTATTGCCATTTGCGCACTGCTCACGCTGATTGTGATCATCTATGGTACTATCAACTACAGCAACCAGCAGGCACTCGAATTTCGCGACAATCTGGAGGCCGTACAGCTCGATACGCTCTCATTCAACCGCTTCAACAGTGATGAAATCATATCCCTTACACAGTTTGAGGGCGAACCGGTGATTATCCAGTTCTGGTCCACATGGTCGGGCAAGTCGATTGGGGTGAACCGGTTTCTGGATGAGTATATTGATGTGCATCCCTCACTCAGGGTGGTCGCTGCCATTGTACGTGACGGCGATGAACAGGTAAGCCGCTATCTTTCAGAGAATAATCATGACTTTATCATCGTGCAGGGAACCGAATTTTTTCAGGAGATTCTCATTCCGGGCGTACCCTCGCAAATTCTGATCAGCCGGTCGGGAACGTTGTTCGACGCTCAGGTGGGTGACGATATCGACGCCCTTCGCACAAAACTGGACAGCCTGTTGCGCGATGGCACTTAATCCCCCTACAGACTCCGGATACGTAATGCTAAACGGGAAGATCCTGCCCAGAGACGGGGCGCGGATATCACCCGAAATGAACGGCATCTATCACGGAACGGGCGCATTCGAAACCATGCTATCCGATCGCGGGGCCATCTTCCGGTTCGAGGATCACGTACAGCGACTGCAGCGGGGCCTGCAGTACCTCGAACTGCAATCGGACGCATTTCAAGATGCCGAATATTTGCGAGGTGATGTGGAGAAGCTGCTTGATGCAAACGGACTGCAGGAGAAGCGCTCGCGGGTCAGAATTCAGGTATCGGAAGCCGGCGACGGCGGGTACTCGACACAGGCACCGCTCCCCGGCATCACCCTCATAACCGCAGATGAATTGCCTGATGCGGCCGTGAATCCTGTTCGCCTGGTAACCTCTCCGGTCCGCACCATACCGTCCGCATCCAGGCCAGCAGAACTGAAACTGAGCAACATGCTTCACTACCGTGACGCAATGCGCCGTGCCAAACGAAAGGGCGCGGATGATGCACTGCTGTTATCAACTGGCGGAAGGGTTGCCGAAACCGCCATTGCAAATATTTTCTGGTTCAGGAAAGGCATAATCCGGACACCCTCACCGGCATGCGATATCCTGCCCGGAATCATGAGGGATGCGCTGAAACGGATGGTGAAGGAGTCTTTTGTGGAGCAGTTTGAAATGGAGGAAGGCGGTTTTCATCCGGAAGATCTTCATGGTGCAGAGTGCGCATGGATCACCAACAGCGTTAGGGGTATCACTCCCGTATCAAGTTTGGATGAAACAAATTTTGAAACAGAACATCCTTCATTTATGTACCTCAAAAAGAAGATGTCCGGCTACATAAAAGCGGGTTTGGAATGACATGACGGATCAACCGATGCGATTTGAAACAATCGAACAGGTGGAGAAGTATCTGGAGTCCATTCCCAAATTCGGGTTAACAGGATCGGGAGCAGCCAATTTCAACCTCGACCGGATGATTCGTTTCTGCAGCCGTCTGGGGAATCCGCAGGATCGTTTTCCGTGCATTCATGTGGCAGGAACCAATGGCAAGGGAACCGTTTGCCAGATGCTGGCTGCAGTCTATCAGACGGCAGGTTATCGAACAGGTCTTTACACCTCACCCCATCTGCTGGATGTGAAGGAGAGGTTCCGGATCAATGCAGAGGAGATCGATGACAGCTCACTTCTTGCATTTTTCCGGGAGAACGATGCCCTTATCGCGGAAGAGAAGCTGACTTATTTTGAACTGACCACCGTGATCGCATTCTGGTATTTCAGCCGCGAGAAGGTGGATATCGCCATCCTTGAAACGGGACTCGGCGGGAGGCTGGATGCGACAAATGTAGTGAATCCGCTCGTGTCGGTCATAACCTCCATTGGTATGGATCATGCGGATATTCTTGGAGATTCGATCGAAAAAATCGCCGCAGAAAAAGCCGGAATCATCAAGCCCGGCAAACCGTTCGTGATTGGAAATTTGAAGAAGAAGGCGCGTGAGGTGATCTGCAGGATCGCTGCTGAAAAAGGGGCTGAGTGTCTCGAAGCGGATACGGCGCGCCCTGTAGTGGAGGATGACACGTTTCAGTTCGAAGGAACAGGACGGTACAAAGGTGTCCGGTTTCACAGCAGCGCTGAGGGCAGAAAGCGGATCGATGCGATCAATGCAGCCATGACGATGATGGCAACAGAAAGAGCCTGTGAACGTTTAATGGTAAAGCCGGAAGCAATAACAGAGGGAATTGAGCGTCTCAATTCACTTTTTCCCCGTCATGCACACTTTGAGCGGCTTCTGCCGGATGTAGAATGGTACTTTGACGGAGCCCATAATGCAGAGTCCGTAGAGATATTGATTGATGAACTGCTTTCAAGGGCACCGGCGCATGAATGGACAGTTGTTTTGAGCTTCATGAGCGACAAACTGACCGGGGAGGTCGCATCGCTGTGGAACAGATTCCCCCGGATCCTGTATTATGTGCAGGATCGTGAGCGGGCGGCGAGGGAGGAACAGATGAAACGCCATTTTCCGGAAGGAGAGCAGATAACAGACCTGAAGGAGGTTTTCAGCAGAGAACAGGAGCTCTCAAAATCAGAATTAGTAATTTTTAGCGGAAGTTTTTACTTTTATGAAAAGATACGGCGCTGGATGGGAACCATGTCCGCCTGACAAAAAAACTACTTTCCGCACTACGCAGAATTAAATCCCCTGAGCGTTCCGCTGCTTTCAAGTTGTACGCTATACCCTGGATGAATTTCACTCAAGAATCAAACTCTCATTATGTCGGAGAATCAGACCGATCTCGATTCACGTATCGATTTCGATAATTTATATCAAAAAAAGCTACCTGAACTGAAGGAAATTGCGAAAGCAATGGGGATCAAAGGCGTTTCCACCCTTCGAAAACAACCGCTTATTGACAGGATAAAGAATGCGGCCGGAGGTGACCAAAAATCATCAACGGGAGCCGGTTCAGGTGAAGAAAGCGGCCCGATGTCCGTACAGGATGCTGTTTACGGAGCACAGTCTCATATTCAGACCTACGATGAACCCGGTAAATCCGGCGGCGACAGAAAACGCAGAAACAAGGGCGGACAGGATAACCGCCATCAGAACAAGAAGCCGAATAAAAATCATGTAAGCAATGTGCTTCCGGAATCGGACGCGCCCACGCTTCAGGAGCGTCTGAACGATATCATACCGGAACTGGGCAAGTTTCTGCTGAACGAAGGTACCCTTGAAATTCTGCCTGACGGATACGGTTTTCTGCGATCGGTGAACTATAACTACAAAGCCAGCCCTGACGATATTTACGTATCACCCTCACAGATCAAGCGATTCCGCCTCAAGCAGGGCGATTGCGTTATCGGGATTATTCGTCCGCCCAAAGTGGGTGAGCGTTATTTTGCGCTGCTTCGTGTGGAAGGCGTGAACGGTAAAATTCCGCGCGATATGGACAACCGCGGTGATTTTGAGGATCTGCTGCCCGTCTATCCCGATATGCGGTACAAGCTGGAGAACAAACCCTCTGAATACACCACGCGATTGATCGACCTTTTTGCACCTATCGGCAAGGGACAGCGCGGGATTATTGTGGCTCAACCCAAGACCGGAAAGACAACCATACTGCGGAACATTGCCAATGCGGTAAATGTGAACCACCCGGATACCAAGATTATGATCCTGCTGATCGATGAGCGCCCCGAAGAGGTGACCGAGATGCAGCGCACGGTAAAGGATGCGGAAGTGGTAGCCTCCACATTTGACGAGAAACCCGAAAACCACATTGGACTGTCCGAAATCGTCTTTGAAAAAGCGAAACGCCTGGTAGAGAGCGGTCAGGATGTGCTGCTGCTGATGGACTCCATTACGCGCCTTGCGCGAGCCTACAACGTGGCGGGAAGCACATCCGGACGAACCATGACCGGCGGTGTGGATTCCGAAGCGCTCAAGGCCCCGCGTCAGCTTTTCAGTTCCGCACGGAACATTGAGAACGGAGGCAGCCTCACCATCATCGCCACCGCCCTGGTGGAAACCGGCTCGCGAATGGATGACGTGATTTTTGAGGAGTTTAAGGGTACGGGTAACATGGAGCTGGTTCTGGACCGGCGTTTGGCAGAACGGCGCATCTTTCCCGCTATCGACATCTTCAAAAGCGGTACCCGCCGCGAAGAGCTGATCGTCTCCGATGAGGAGAGAGAAAAAGTTGTCCTGCTTCGCCGCTACCTGAACAACCACAACCCGTTTGAGGCGATGGAGTTCCTGCTCGACAAGATGAAAGGAACCAGGAACAATGACGAGTTTCTGATTTCGATGAATAAGTAATTCAGGTACAGGGTACAGGGTACAGGGTACAGGGTACAGGGTACAGGGTACAGGGTGCAGGCAGACGTCAGACGTGAGACGAGAAATTTGATAAATGATTGTCTTACTACTTGGATCTCACTACTCAATACTCAATTTCGCCTTTTCACTTCGTGGGAATCGCCTTCGGCTCGGAGCTCTGTTGTTCGGTTGAATATTGCCTTCAGAATGGTTCATTGTTCAGAATAGATCTGAGATCGTATATCGCCATTCTATCTTCTGAGATCACGCCCTGGCACTGTCCCGGAGGGACAACTGATCGGTAGCCCCAATCGGGCGCAAAAGCCGCCTCCGGCACGGATTGTCGAAAAATCGGGAAGCAGAATCCGGAGGTAAATCAAAGTCATTTGGGAGAAGGTTCATGATGCATGGCGTATGGTTGTACGCTTCAGGTTACATTCTGCAATCTTCAGGCACCACAAAAACAAGCTGAAGGCTGAAAGCAGATTATTCCTCAAGTCCGCAAGACGGCATATGCGAGCAGGGAATTTATTCCCCGGAAATGGGCAAAGGACAAAGAGTGCAGATTTCAGGGCGCGTGATACAAGCAGCAGTCTCCAAGCTTCAGCTAACCGTTTTAAAGTATAGTATGTTTACGTGGTAAATAGCACTTCTTCAGTTCTTCTGTTCATCCGTTCTTCCGGTCGCCTGTTTCTTTCACTTCTTCGGTTCCTCTGTTTGTCTGTTCCTCTGATTGTCGGTTGATCAGTTGTGCGGTTGCTCTCACTTTATCGGTAAAGATCTGAGAACATATATCGCCAATCTCCAATCTGAGATCATGCTTTTTCTGTCCCTGGGGGACTGCATGCAGATAATTTATTCCTCTCCATTCGATTTTTTGCATTCCCATTTTTTTCCTTTGGGTCTCATGTTAATTGAGTTATTGGGTTTAGCTCCAATCAAGCCAAAAAGAAAAGAGTCCCATACACAGTTTCATCTTTTCAAAAACTGATAGGACAACCAAGCGCCCTGCTGATTACAGTCTTGCACGAATAATTCTGAATAACTGCACTCATAATAATATCAAATGGAGAACAAGTGGTACACACAAAAAGGAGAGGTTCATTGAGAGGGAAGATGCAGAGTCATGCATACTGAGGTATGCAGCTCTGCATCTTAATTTTCAGGAACTCTAACAAAGTAATAACTAACTGGAATGACAAAAAAGCCGCATAAATATTCAGCACCAGCAGAGGCTTCGGATGTAGAAGAAATTATTTTGGCAACCATGCTGATGGACAATGGAATCATTCCGGAAGTTTCTGAACTACTGCAGGAAGAAGATTTTTATACTGAAAGACACCGGATTTATTTTAAGCAAATCGTCCATCTGCATGACTCCGGACGAGTTGTTGACCTTTTAACCCTTGAAAGCAGGTTAAAGCAAATCAATCAGTTTAAAGGGGAAGAAGATTCAGCACGTCTTTCAGATATCTTGATAAGCGCAGGTTCCTCTTCCAACATCAAATATTATTGCCAGATTGTTAAGGAGAAATCAATTCTTAGAGATCTTTTTAGGTTCGGAACGGAGATATCTGCTCTTTCTGTGAATCCCGCAACTGATGCTTTTGATTTGATTGATCAAACAGAAAAGAAAGCGTTTGAACTCTCATCTCAAACCTATTCAAGAAAATCGTCAGAAGTTTCTTCAGAATTGGTGAGTGTAATTAAAAAGATCGACGAACTTAGAAGAAACCCAACGGATATTACGGGGGTTGTATCGAGTCTTGATACTGATAAGCTAACTGGTGGTTGGCAGCCGGGAGAGCTCATTATCATCGCTGCACGGCCTTCTATGGGGAAAACTGCTTTTATGCTGACATGCGCCAGAAATGCACTGGCAAGAAATGAAAGCAACATAAATGGGGTCGCAATTTTTAGTCTTGAGATGAGTAACGAAGCGTTAACCAAGAGACTGTTAACGATGGAAGCCAGGGTTAACGCCCTAGATGCTACCAGAGGAAGGTTGGATGACATTCAAATGAAATCTCTCTACCGTGCAGCCGAAAATCTGTCGAGCTTAAAAATCATTTTAGATGACACACCCTCCATCAGTATCAGTGAGCTCCGGTCAAAATGCAGACGGATAAAATCCGAACATGATGTTGGTTTGATCGTGGTGGATTACTTACAGTTGATGCAGGCGGGATCTGACGAAGTCTATAACAGGGAACAGGAAATTGCTGCCATAAGCAGGGGGTTAAAGTCTATAGCTAAAGAGCTGAATATTCCGGTCATTGTGCTTTCTCAGCTTAGCAGGGCAGTTGAGCAAAGGGGTGGTGATAAAAGGCCTCAACTAAGTGATTTACGGGAATCCGGTTCTATAGAGCAGGATGCTGACCTGGTAATCTTTTTGTACAGACCGGAATACTACGGCATTACTACGACAAGTGAGGGGAGGCCAACGGAAGGACTGGCTGAAGCTATCATTGCAAAGCAACGAAATGGACCTACGGGTACCGTTACCGTGCGTTTTATTAAGGAGTATGCGAGGTTTGAAAATTTGATAAATGAATAGTCCTTGGAACTTAATTAGTCTTTAAAGCTCTATATCATATAAAAGACATGTCTTAGTTGGGTGCTATATATGTTATTATTCTTGATCAGTTGAAAAATACTTCTAAAATTGTCCTCACAAGTATGGGAAGGGCAGAAAAGAATATAACCGATAAAGTTGCAACGATGGATTTAAATTTGAAAGGCCATACGTTTAGATTTTCGATTTTCTCTCTAAGTTCCAGCAGGCTTTTCATTCGTTCCAGCTC of the Rhodohalobacter mucosus genome contains:
- a CDS encoding gluconate 2-dehydrogenase subunit 3 family protein; its protein translation is MEKIDRKEAIKRAAALMGGVVFAPSILGVLKGCTASPGPWQPELFSSRQAAFTTAMANTILPGAAEQGVPAFIESMVKDIYTEEQREMYIDAMDTLIEKCVVETGSDFAELDEQAQFDFATIENTNAVEAGYAEGPQFFLILKELTMVGFFTSEYGATQVLRYQEIPGVYQGCIPFEDVGKTWATS
- a CDS encoding PIN domain-containing protein produces the protein MISLLNKRDSHHLWATQRLNQMDEPMTIVTASVTEVLFILKRMGVTAAHFFNWVDEGILVVENPYPEKKELIHRLYGKYSDIPVSFADICLLAAAYSNSNVSVFTLDSDFLLFRNSKGKPLDLISPFA
- a CDS encoding GMC oxidoreductase; this translates as MNLNLKARQNNTYDAIVVGTGISGGWAAKELTENGLNTLVLERGRNVRHVEDYPTMLMKPWEIPYNNQVPPEEAKHYQKQMRTGYTIRQTTKHWWVRDTDQPYEEVKRFDWIRGYHVGGRSIMWGRQSYRLAPMDFEANAKDGIGVDWPIRYDDLAPWYTHVEKFAGISGEALGLPQLPDSDFLPPWELNCLEEVLKETMAERFNRVLTIGRTANMTQPHNGRGKCMSRNLCSRGCPYGGYFSSNASTLPAAAATGNMTLRPHSIVDSVIYDEELGKATGVRVIDAETLETTEYYANVIFLNASCMNTTLIMMNSISDRFPNGLGNDSGELGHNVMDHHFRVGANGEYDGFEDRYYWGRRPTGFYIPRYRNLERNDRPYLRGFGYQGGASREGWQRGVRELAIGEPLKEFVQAPGRWTMGMTAFGEMLPDHSNRVYLDRDKTDKWGQPTLVFDVEFKENEYKMREDMKNDAAEMLEAAGMKNVRTFDDPGGPGLGIHEMGTARMGRDPKTSVLNGWNQVHACKNVYVTDGACMTSAACQNPSLTYMAFAARAANHAAEELKKGNL
- a CDS encoding aminotransferase class IV, with product MALNPPTDSGYVMLNGKILPRDGARISPEMNGIYHGTGAFETMLSDRGAIFRFEDHVQRLQRGLQYLELQSDAFQDAEYLRGDVEKLLDANGLQEKRSRVRIQVSEAGDGGYSTQAPLPGITLITADELPDAAVNPVRLVTSPVRTIPSASRPAELKLSNMLHYRDAMRRAKRKGADDALLLSTGGRVAETAIANIFWFRKGIIRTPSPACDILPGIMRDALKRMVKESFVEQFEMEEGGFHPEDLHGAECAWITNSVRGITPVSSLDETNFETEHPSFMYLKKKMSGYIKAGLE
- a CDS encoding TlpA family protein disulfide reductase — its product is MRLDPKYFNLFIAICALLTLIVIIYGTINYSNQQALEFRDNLEAVQLDTLSFNRFNSDEIISLTQFEGEPVIIQFWSTWSGKSIGVNRFLDEYIDVHPSLRVVAAIVRDGDEQVSRYLSENNHDFIIVQGTEFFQEILIPGVPSQILISRSGTLFDAQVGDDIDALRTKLDSLLRDGT
- the dnaB gene encoding replicative DNA helicase translates to MTKKPHKYSAPAEASDVEEIILATMLMDNGIIPEVSELLQEEDFYTERHRIYFKQIVHLHDSGRVVDLLTLESRLKQINQFKGEEDSARLSDILISAGSSSNIKYYCQIVKEKSILRDLFRFGTEISALSVNPATDAFDLIDQTEKKAFELSSQTYSRKSSEVSSELVSVIKKIDELRRNPTDITGVVSSLDTDKLTGGWQPGELIIIAARPSMGKTAFMLTCARNALARNESNINGVAIFSLEMSNEALTKRLLTMEARVNALDATRGRLDDIQMKSLYRAAENLSSLKIILDDTPSISISELRSKCRRIKSEHDVGLIVVDYLQLMQAGSDEVYNREQEIAAISRGLKSIAKELNIPVIVLSQLSRAVEQRGGDKRPQLSDLRESGSIEQDADLVIFLYRPEYYGITTTSEGRPTEGLAEAIIAKQRNGPTGTVTVRFIKEYARFENLINE
- a CDS encoding bifunctional folylpolyglutamate synthase/dihydrofolate synthase; the protein is MRFETIEQVEKYLESIPKFGLTGSGAANFNLDRMIRFCSRLGNPQDRFPCIHVAGTNGKGTVCQMLAAVYQTAGYRTGLYTSPHLLDVKERFRINAEEIDDSSLLAFFRENDALIAEEKLTYFELTTVIAFWYFSREKVDIAILETGLGGRLDATNVVNPLVSVITSIGMDHADILGDSIEKIAAEKAGIIKPGKPFVIGNLKKKAREVICRIAAEKGAECLEADTARPVVEDDTFQFEGTGRYKGVRFHSSAEGRKRIDAINAAMTMMATERACERLMVKPEAITEGIERLNSLFPRHAHFERLLPDVEWYFDGAHNAESVEILIDELLSRAPAHEWTVVLSFMSDKLTGEVASLWNRFPRILYYVQDRERAAREEQMKRHFPEGEQITDLKEVFSREQELSKSELVIFSGSFYFYEKIRRWMGTMSA
- the rho gene encoding transcription termination factor Rho codes for the protein MSENQTDLDSRIDFDNLYQKKLPELKEIAKAMGIKGVSTLRKQPLIDRIKNAAGGDQKSSTGAGSGEESGPMSVQDAVYGAQSHIQTYDEPGKSGGDRKRRNKGGQDNRHQNKKPNKNHVSNVLPESDAPTLQERLNDIIPELGKFLLNEGTLEILPDGYGFLRSVNYNYKASPDDIYVSPSQIKRFRLKQGDCVIGIIRPPKVGERYFALLRVEGVNGKIPRDMDNRGDFEDLLPVYPDMRYKLENKPSEYTTRLIDLFAPIGKGQRGIIVAQPKTGKTTILRNIANAVNVNHPDTKIMILLIDERPEEVTEMQRTVKDAEVVASTFDEKPENHIGLSEIVFEKAKRLVESGQDVLLLMDSITRLARAYNVAGSTSGRTMTGGVDSEALKAPRQLFSSARNIENGGSLTIIATALVETGSRMDDVIFEEFKGTGNMELVLDRRLAERRIFPAIDIFKSGTRREELIVSDEEREKVVLLRRYLNNHNPFEAMEFLLDKMKGTRNNDEFLISMNK
- a CDS encoding MFS transporter, producing MSISPQPRPKLGFWEIWNMSFGFLGIQFGFALQNANVSRIFETLGANVDLIPLLWLAAPVTGLVIQPIVGYFSDRTWTRLGRRRPYFLWGAIFASAALIVMPNSPVLWVAAGMLWILDASINISMEPFRAFVGDTLPSEQRTKGFAMQSFFIGTGAVVASALPWMMTNWFNVANTAPEGVIPPSVKWSFYIGGVVFLLAVMWTVFRSHEYSPDELEAFEAYDDLQISGADEAKRDIPIEAGEGKKKVTFGNIALLAGLLLSYWVWSGSYDSELYILTVGTAVLGLVSLMAGFLQKSGNTSQGLVVVVHDFLTMPKTMVQLAVVQFFSWFALFAMWIYTTAAVTSHIYGTSDTTSILYNEGADWVGILFAVYNGFAAVIAFALAPMAKATSRKIVHAIALIAGGLSLISIYFMPNPNLLIIPMIGIGLAWASILAMPYAILAGSLPASKMGLYMGIFNFFIVIPQIIAASMLGYITRNWFEGEAIYSLMLGGGAMIIAAASMYFVDDVDNPDA